In Saccharolobus solfataricus, a genomic segment contains:
- a CDS encoding ABC transporter permease: protein MNYKWLIRRLASVIIAIFVTIVISWALLEFSPYSPANYIMQFINPQDFAQKPELYASLIDYLNTLRPHGNPLINAVNYIWNTLHGNLGFSIISNVPVAELIAVALPWTLFIVVTSILISFFLGIRLGQKLGYLRGTKTDSVATVSLSILRSVPIYIYAVLLIYILAFIYHIFPTGGAYSIHVTPGFNLPFIASVLYHAFLPILTLTIVNLVGWILQMRANTIYVLGEDFVNFAEISGVKKDIIEKKYIGKNAILPLYTSLIISIGFSFSGSVFVEQTFSYPGVGNLLINSITSNDYPTEMGVFIIIIVAVIVGNLIADLTYSFLDPRAKVGEE from the coding sequence ATGAACTATAAGTGGTTAATTAGAAGATTAGCTTCAGTGATTATTGCAATATTTGTTACAATAGTCATAAGCTGGGCCTTGTTGGAATTTTCTCCTTATTCACCTGCAAATTATATAATGCAATTCATAAATCCACAAGATTTCGCTCAAAAACCTGAACTGTACGCTTCACTCATAGATTATCTGAACACTCTTAGGCCGCATGGAAACCCTTTGATCAATGCAGTAAATTATATATGGAATACATTACATGGAAATCTTGGCTTCTCTATAATAAGCAATGTACCAGTAGCTGAGCTAATTGCAGTTGCCTTACCGTGGACATTATTCATTGTAGTAACATCCATTCTAATAAGTTTCTTCCTTGGTATAAGACTTGGTCAAAAACTAGGATACCTAAGGGGAACAAAGACGGATTCCGTAGCTACTGTTTCTTTATCAATACTGAGATCAGTACCGATTTACATTTACGCCGTATTACTAATTTATATACTTGCATTTATATATCATATATTCCCCACAGGTGGAGCCTATAGTATTCATGTAACACCGGGATTTAATCTTCCTTTCATAGCTAGCGTATTATACCATGCATTTTTACCAATACTTACATTAACAATAGTTAATTTAGTTGGGTGGATCTTACAGATGAGAGCAAATACAATATATGTACTGGGTGAAGACTTCGTCAACTTTGCTGAAATCTCTGGAGTTAAAAAAGATATAATAGAAAAGAAGTATATCGGAAAGAATGCGATACTACCCCTATATACTAGCTTAATCATATCAATAGGGTTCTCATTCAGTGGATCGGTTTTCGTAGAGCAAACCTTCTCCTATCCCGGAGTAGGAAACTTGTTAATTAACTCCATAACCTCTAATGATTATCCCACTGAAATGGGAGTATTTATCATAATAATAGTAGCAGTAATTGTGGGTAATTTAATTGCAGACCTAACATATTCATTCCTAGATCCCAGAGCTAAAGTAGGTGAAGAATAA
- a CDS encoding ABC transporter permease — translation MVQGKFFEYLRLLWDNKKSRVGLIITVFYILIAIFGQIIFPKTYSLPPSPTTIFMPPQLSNFYLIFGTGPFAESILVQIIQGAKSVIEISFLAGLFATLIGIVVGIIAGYLGGIIDNILMGITDIILTLPSLILIIIIVSAFKTSNPIFLSLILSITSWAGLARAVRSQVLVIRNSPAVEVLRVLGLSRKYIIFREVVPTLGSYIAIHYIFNVEAAVYAEVGLYYLGVLPYNPNNWGAMIQQALSYGAAAGGKAIYYLAFPTIVVAGFMSGLILLSYGIDEISNPRIRRY, via the coding sequence ATGGTGCAAGGCAAGTTTTTCGAGTATCTGAGACTATTATGGGATAACAAAAAGTCTAGAGTAGGATTAATAATAACCGTATTTTACATCTTAATTGCAATATTTGGGCAAATTATATTCCCTAAGACATACTCTTTACCTCCTAGCCCTACTACAATATTTATGCCTCCTCAACTATCAAACTTTTACCTTATCTTTGGAACTGGTCCATTTGCAGAAAGCATATTAGTACAGATTATTCAAGGCGCCAAGTCAGTAATTGAAATAAGTTTTTTGGCTGGACTATTCGCAACGTTAATCGGAATAGTTGTAGGTATAATTGCGGGATATCTGGGTGGAATAATCGATAATATTCTCATGGGAATAACTGATATTATCCTAACTCTACCTAGCTTGATACTAATTATAATAATAGTTAGCGCGTTTAAAACTAGTAATCCAATTTTCCTCTCCTTGATATTAAGTATAACTAGTTGGGCTGGATTAGCTAGAGCAGTAAGATCTCAAGTTCTAGTAATTAGAAACTCTCCTGCCGTGGAAGTGTTAAGGGTATTAGGACTGTCTAGAAAATATATAATATTTAGGGAGGTGGTACCAACCCTAGGTTCATACATTGCGATACACTATATATTTAATGTGGAAGCTGCGGTATATGCAGAGGTAGGATTATACTACTTAGGAGTATTACCCTATAATCCTAACAATTGGGGAGCAATGATCCAACAAGCTCTTTCATATGGTGCCGCAGCAGGTGGTAAGGCAATATATTATCTAGCCTTCCCCACAATAGTAGTTGCTGGTTTTATGAGTGGTCTAATACTATTAAGTTATGGAATTGATGAGATAAGTAATCCAAGAATAAGAAGATATTAA
- a CDS encoding ABC transporter substrate-binding protein gives MRKELVLEVGVIFSISVMLFSISGIMIANSASSPFPSTLYLGWYNSNVEAYSSFATYNPNIFAGGLGGSFYGLLYAYSAIINVSNSQAIPVIITSWNFSPANWQQIWQTKPVNVTLIIRNDSGWSNGQPLTAYDLMATCLILDMFGAPPFPNYTVINNYTLVETWPPDTLSPILFTDTLINTVGLGEVAIIIPYQVWKPIISQIMGNWTTIQNTSNMKLAQQIIKNIRSEILHFRPNPATYPYSGPFYLSQLSSNEIVLNKNPYYYDAKYIPFNQVIIYQYGQADLAAAAITGGQVSMDWSGLTGLSPTQLESLPTTLEVINIPQPFGWGIAFNLKNPWLREYQVRAAIAYILNRTAIASVGGPLTAPVTIPNAIPNLSYYSFMTSSQYYSSLNPYNVNLTKAAQLLKSVGFYQKSGVWYTPNGTPFTLTIGAGSPPTQALAMMEEVQKELQQFGINVQLHIYTVVSQWHQAWQNGTGYDLWFENWGSSYSPGTAPWSLVLSYFGGYPWNVTQWNENLTLPNGTIIDFHKLLEETESPNTTQQLIQANQELSYYMNQYLLPILPLVEIENYVIVNPSLLIAAPPANSWIWEEAQYGIGGTAMVQALIDYWYAPLYESTIITTTTTSISTTITTTTTSATTATTSVTTTTSVTTTSISTTTVTVTSTSTIPIIIAIVIVIIVIIAAVAILMRRR, from the coding sequence ATGAGGAAGGAATTAGTATTAGAAGTAGGTGTAATATTCTCGATATCTGTAATGCTCTTTTCAATCAGTGGTATAATGATAGCCAACTCAGCATCTTCACCATTTCCGTCAACCCTTTACTTAGGATGGTATAATTCTAACGTCGAAGCTTATTCTTCATTTGCTACTTATAATCCCAATATATTTGCAGGAGGTTTAGGTGGATCTTTTTACGGATTGCTCTATGCATACTCTGCAATAATTAATGTTAGTAATTCTCAAGCGATTCCCGTGATAATAACTTCATGGAACTTCTCTCCAGCAAACTGGCAGCAGATTTGGCAGACAAAACCGGTTAATGTGACGCTGATTATACGCAATGATTCTGGTTGGAGTAATGGGCAACCTCTCACTGCTTACGATCTTATGGCCACATGCCTAATTTTAGATATGTTTGGTGCTCCGCCATTTCCTAATTATACTGTTATTAATAATTACACGCTAGTTGAGACTTGGCCTCCAGATACGTTATCACCGATATTGTTTACAGACACGCTAATTAATACGGTAGGCTTAGGGGAAGTTGCAATTATAATACCATACCAAGTTTGGAAGCCTATAATTAGTCAGATAATGGGCAATTGGACAACAATACAAAATACAAGCAATATGAAACTTGCGCAGCAGATTATTAAGAATATTAGGTCAGAAATCCTTCACTTTAGACCAAACCCTGCCACATATCCTTATAGTGGTCCGTTCTACCTATCACAGTTATCATCGAATGAAATAGTACTAAATAAGAATCCATATTATTATGACGCTAAATATATACCATTCAATCAAGTAATAATATATCAATACGGTCAGGCTGACTTAGCAGCAGCTGCAATAACGGGTGGTCAAGTTTCTATGGACTGGTCCGGTTTGACAGGATTATCACCAACGCAGCTAGAAAGTTTGCCGACCACACTTGAGGTAATTAATATACCTCAACCATTTGGCTGGGGTATAGCATTCAATCTGAAGAATCCATGGTTAAGAGAGTATCAAGTAAGGGCGGCAATTGCATATATTCTAAATAGGACTGCCATAGCTTCAGTGGGAGGTCCTTTAACAGCACCGGTTACTATTCCTAATGCAATACCCAATTTATCGTACTATTCATTCATGACATCTTCGCAATACTACTCATCTTTAAATCCGTATAATGTTAATTTAACAAAGGCAGCACAGCTGCTTAAGAGTGTAGGGTTTTACCAGAAGTCTGGAGTTTGGTATACTCCAAATGGTACACCGTTTACTTTAACAATAGGTGCTGGAAGTCCACCAACGCAAGCACTAGCAATGATGGAAGAAGTACAAAAAGAATTACAGCAATTTGGAATTAACGTACAATTACACATATATACTGTAGTTAGTCAGTGGCATCAAGCATGGCAAAATGGTACCGGCTATGATTTATGGTTTGAGAATTGGGGTAGTTCATACTCGCCGGGGACTGCACCATGGAGTTTGGTACTTTCTTATTTTGGAGGATATCCATGGAATGTTACACAGTGGAATGAGAATCTTACTTTACCTAATGGTACTATAATTGACTTCCATAAATTACTTGAGGAAACCGAGTCTCCTAATACCACACAACAGTTAATACAAGCTAATCAAGAGTTATCATATTATATGAACCAATACTTACTTCCAATCTTACCTCTAGTTGAGATCGAGAATTACGTCATTGTAAATCCCTCGCTACTTATTGCAGCTCCACCTGCTAATTCGTGGATATGGGAAGAGGCACAATACGGTATAGGTGGTACTGCTATGGTACAAGCTCTAATAGATTATTGGTACGCCCCATTATATGAGAGCACTATAATTACTACAACTACGACTTCTATTTCTACTACTATAACTACAACAACCACTTCCGCAACAACAGCTACCACGTCTGTAACTACGACTACGTCTGTAACTACGACTTCTATTTCTACTACTACAGTTACTGTGACTTCTACTTCAACTATTCCAATTATAATAGCAATAGTTATAGTTATTATTGTTATAATTGCTGCTGTGGCAATATTAATGAGAAGGAGATAA
- a CDS encoding mandelate racemase/muconate lactonizing enzyme family protein — MTKISEIEAYILGKEVTSAQWASLMVLVRVTTNDGRVGWGETVSALRAEAVANFVKKINTVLKGNDVFNVEKNRLEWYKHDFNMTISLESTTAYSAVDIASWDIIGKELGAPLYKLLGGKTRDKVLVYANGWYQNCVKPEDFAEKAKEIVKMGYKALKFDPFGPYFNDISKKGLDIAEERVKAVREAVGDNVDILIEHHGRFNANSAIMIAKRLEKYNPLFMEEPIHPEDVEGLRKYRNNTSLRIALGERIINKQQALYFMKEGLVDFLQADLYRIGGVTETKKVVGIAETFDVQMAFHNAQGPILNAVTLQFDAFIPNFLIQESFYDWFPSWKRELIYNGTPIDNGYAIIPERPGLGVEVNEKMLDSLKVKGEEYFNPEEPVWVVKGTWRDY, encoded by the coding sequence ATGACAAAGATTTCAGAAATCGAAGCGTACATTTTAGGTAAGGAAGTAACAAGCGCTCAATGGGCTTCATTAATGGTACTGGTAAGGGTAACCACAAACGATGGTAGAGTAGGCTGGGGAGAAACTGTAAGTGCCTTAAGGGCAGAAGCTGTGGCAAATTTTGTAAAAAAGATAAATACTGTATTAAAAGGAAATGACGTGTTTAACGTTGAAAAGAACAGGCTAGAATGGTATAAACATGATTTCAATATGACTATCTCCTTAGAGTCTACAACAGCCTATAGTGCAGTAGATATAGCTTCTTGGGACATAATCGGAAAAGAGTTAGGTGCTCCATTATATAAGCTGCTTGGAGGAAAAACAAGAGATAAAGTACTTGTCTACGCTAATGGTTGGTATCAAAACTGCGTGAAGCCAGAGGACTTTGCGGAAAAAGCTAAGGAGATCGTAAAAATGGGATATAAGGCTTTGAAATTTGACCCATTTGGTCCGTACTTTAACGATATTTCAAAGAAAGGACTAGATATAGCTGAGGAGAGAGTAAAGGCTGTTAGAGAGGCAGTTGGAGACAACGTGGATATTTTAATAGAGCATCACGGTAGGTTTAATGCGAATTCGGCTATTATGATAGCGAAAAGACTAGAGAAGTATAATCCATTGTTCATGGAAGAACCAATTCATCCTGAGGATGTGGAAGGACTTAGAAAATATAGGAACAATACGAGCTTAAGGATTGCGTTAGGTGAAAGGATAATTAATAAACAGCAAGCCTTATACTTTATGAAAGAGGGATTAGTGGATTTCTTACAAGCTGATCTATACAGAATTGGTGGAGTTACTGAGACCAAGAAGGTAGTAGGGATTGCTGAGACCTTTGACGTACAGATGGCTTTTCACAATGCTCAAGGTCCAATACTAAACGCCGTAACACTACAGTTTGACGCATTTATACCAAACTTCTTAATACAAGAGTCTTTCTATGATTGGTTCCCGAGTTGGAAGAGGGAGCTAATATATAATGGTACTCCAATAGATAACGGATACGCTATAATACCGGAAAGACCGGGTTTAGGAGTTGAAGTAAATGAGAAAATGTTAGATAGTTTAAAGGTTAAAGGTGAGGAGTACTTTAATCCAGAAGAACCAGTGTGGGTAGTTAAAGGAACTTGGAGAGACTATTAG